One segment of Leptospiraceae bacterium DNA contains the following:
- a CDS encoding phosphoenolpyruvate carboxylase, producing MDKITLDLQYLIECYKEVLIELGEEKLSQLVPSEVELQSTEFYLDNSIPFEKQLQTLSLFFQILNMVEENAAAQYRRNIESENGPEYIKGTWSDRLKDLKEKGIKEEQIISILPNISAEPVLTAHPTEAKRATVLEQHRELYLLLVKKESTIWTPTEKELIREEIKLCIERLWRTGEIYLEKPDVRSEVRNILHYLKNVFPNVLAAVDNKLKSSWKYVGFSKDYLKDPMLFPKVKFGNWVGGDRDGHPFVTHDVTEETLYQFRDIAIELQKNSLIKLASHLSISDRFQSPSKELLDKIEEYKNLLGEVGEDCIKKNPGEPWRQFLNLIIERLPQTIQHETISSISYKYHSELLEDLKFLRTTLEKIGATRIVEGELFSLERQVDCFGFHLASIDVRQNSKFHDTAISQLLKSAGFFDYDFSSWSEEKRIQFINEELRSPRPFVLPGMSCGKEADAVINCYKVLASFIKKNGHYSVGALIVSMTRSLSDLLAVFLLAREAGLLFITEEGMVSILSVVPLFETVDDLNNSPEILDRFVNHPIVRRSLNYKAKLESLPRPVQQVMLGYSDSNKDGGTLSSQWNLYNAQKKLSEVGKSNNLQLKFFHGRGGTISRGGGKVHKFTQILPHFSLTGSIRMTVQGETISQQFANWNNATYNMELFLASVTSTTIKHRSLPKKEHLFEKYIPIMSGKSEEVYSALLHTPGFMDFYSQATPIDIIENSRHGSRPSRRTGKRSLGDLRAIPWVFSWNQSRFYIPGWYGVGSALEHLKINQPDVYSLIKEEYKTWNFLKYFLLNAETSVHSASPEIMQKYALLVESDALRKNFMELILKEYNTTKNILEDIFGSDIQDRRKKMIETIQLRKRGLYILHDIQINLLKEWRNYIREEKLEEADKMLNSLLLTVNAIAGGLKTTG from the coding sequence ATGGACAAAATTACATTAGATCTACAGTATCTTATTGAGTGTTATAAAGAAGTATTAATTGAGTTAGGCGAGGAGAAATTATCTCAACTAGTTCCTTCTGAAGTAGAACTTCAGTCAACGGAGTTTTATCTTGATAATTCGATTCCGTTTGAAAAACAACTTCAGACTCTTTCTTTATTTTTTCAAATATTGAATATGGTAGAAGAAAATGCGGCAGCACAATACAGACGAAATATCGAATCCGAAAATGGTCCTGAATATATAAAAGGAACTTGGAGTGATCGACTAAAAGATTTAAAGGAAAAAGGAATTAAAGAGGAACAAATTATTAGTATCCTCCCCAATATATCCGCAGAACCAGTCCTTACGGCGCATCCGACAGAAGCAAAAAGAGCAACCGTTCTTGAACAACATAGAGAACTTTATCTTTTACTTGTAAAAAAAGAAAGTACGATTTGGACTCCGACCGAAAAAGAGTTAATTCGAGAAGAAATTAAATTATGTATAGAAAGACTTTGGAGAACGGGAGAAATTTATTTAGAAAAACCAGATGTTCGCTCTGAAGTAAGAAATATTCTTCATTATTTAAAAAATGTATTTCCAAATGTATTAGCCGCTGTGGATAATAAATTGAAATCTTCTTGGAAATATGTAGGATTTTCAAAGGATTATTTAAAAGATCCAATGTTGTTTCCAAAAGTAAAATTTGGAAATTGGGTGGGAGGCGATAGAGATGGACATCCATTTGTTACGCATGACGTTACAGAAGAGACTCTATATCAATTTCGAGATATTGCTATTGAACTACAAAAAAATTCTCTAATAAAACTTGCGAGTCATTTAAGTATTTCAGATAGATTTCAATCACCATCTAAAGAATTATTAGATAAAATCGAAGAGTATAAAAATCTACTTGGTGAAGTAGGTGAAGACTGTATCAAAAAAAATCCGGGTGAACCGTGGAGACAATTTTTAAACTTAATCATCGAAAGACTCCCGCAAACCATTCAACACGAAACAATCAGTTCTATTTCCTATAAATATCATTCAGAACTTTTAGAAGACTTAAAGTTTTTAAGAACTACATTAGAAAAAATAGGAGCAACCCGAATTGTAGAAGGAGAATTATTTTCTTTAGAAAGGCAAGTGGATTGTTTTGGATTTCATCTTGCATCTATTGACGTTAGGCAGAATAGTAAATTTCATGATACAGCTATTTCTCAATTATTAAAATCAGCTGGATTTTTCGATTATGATTTTTCTTCTTGGAGCGAAGAAAAAAGGATTCAATTTATAAATGAAGAATTGAGATCTCCGCGTCCTTTTGTGTTACCTGGAATGAGTTGCGGCAAAGAAGCAGATGCCGTTATCAATTGTTATAAAGTGTTGGCATCTTTCATTAAAAAAAATGGTCATTATTCAGTGGGCGCTTTGATTGTAAGTATGACTAGAAGCCTTTCTGATTTATTAGCTGTATTTTTACTCGCAAGAGAGGCAGGGTTATTGTTCATTACAGAGGAAGGAATGGTTTCCATTTTATCTGTTGTTCCTCTATTTGAAACAGTGGATGATTTAAATAATTCTCCCGAAATATTGGATCGATTTGTAAATCATCCAATCGTTAGGCGAAGTCTTAATTACAAGGCAAAGTTAGAAAGTTTACCAAGACCAGTCCAACAAGTTATGTTAGGATATAGTGACAGCAATAAAGACGGAGGAACTCTTTCAAGCCAATGGAATCTTTATAATGCACAAAAAAAATTATCTGAAGTGGGTAAGAGTAATAATCTGCAGTTAAAGTTTTTTCATGGTAGAGGTGGAACTATTAGTCGAGGTGGGGGGAAAGTGCATAAGTTTACACAAATTCTTCCTCATTTTTCTCTAACGGGAAGTATTCGAATGACAGTCCAAGGGGAAACTATTTCTCAACAGTTTGCAAATTGGAATAATGCTACGTACAATATGGAATTGTTCCTCGCATCTGTAACTTCAACAACTATAAAACATAGAAGTCTTCCGAAAAAAGAACATTTATTTGAAAAGTATATACCAATAATGTCTGGAAAAAGCGAGGAAGTCTATTCTGCTCTTTTACATACACCAGGGTTTATGGATTTTTATAGCCAAGCAACTCCGATAGACATAATAGAGAATAGCCGCCACGGTTCTAGACCTTCTCGAAGAACAGGGAAAAGAAGTTTGGGAGATTTGCGCGCAATTCCTTGGGTGTTTAGTTGGAATCAATCTAGATTTTATATTCCCGGTTGGTATGGTGTAGGTTCTGCATTAGAACATTTAAAAATAAACCAACCAGATGTTTATTCTCTCATTAAGGAAGAATATAAAACTTGGAATTTTTTAAAGTATTTTTTACTTAACGCTGAAACAAGCGTTCACAGTGCCAGTCCAGAAATTATGCAGAAATATGCGTTACTTGTAGAGTCTGACGCATTAAGAAAAAATTTTATGGAATTAATCTTAAAAGAATATAATACTACAAAAAATATTTTGGAAGATATTTTTGGGTCTGATATTCAAGACCGAAGAAAAAAAATGATCGAAACCATTCAGCTTCGGAAAAGAGGTTTGTATATATTACATGATATACAAATTAATTTGTTAAAAGAATGGAGAAATTATATCCGAGAAGAAAAATTAGAAGAAGCAGACAAAATGCTAAATTCCCTTCTTCTAACCGTAAATGCAATTGCTGGCGGCTTAAAAACTACTGGTTAA
- a CDS encoding SpoIIE family protein phosphatase, with protein sequence MNLLRTKSLLTQYKEAIDQSSILSKTNKYGKITYANEEFCRLSKYSLEELIGKSHNIVRHPDSPESLFSNLWTTIKAGKIWKGIIKNRAKDGESYTTKATIIPILNFAGQIEEFISIRTDITELLSLQTELHLQVEQKTTELKKAFEGMKEDLLLAKKIQLSTLPTNLESCKDFIVASEYLPMNEVGGDFYSFDELSYGKYRIFLADASGHGIQAALVTMAIKGIYDNLKRFELDLSHILKIFNSEYLRLYRSLKTYFTCVLIEIDYPNKKFTYTAAGHHSSVLLNKKSMILLPRTGPILGVKDNVQYTQIQGNITKKDKLFLFTDGIFEQFVNEDMFGEERFHKFLADNFEYPVKIILEKSLSELRNFLGNTKSQDDIALLGIQF encoded by the coding sequence ATGAATTTATTAAGAACCAAAAGTCTACTGACACAGTACAAAGAAGCAATTGATCAAAGCAGTATCCTATCTAAAACAAATAAATATGGAAAAATCACCTATGCGAACGAAGAGTTCTGCAGGCTCTCGAAATATTCGTTAGAAGAATTAATTGGTAAATCTCATAATATAGTTCGACATCCTGATTCTCCTGAATCTTTATTTTCCAATTTGTGGACAACTATTAAAGCGGGAAAAATTTGGAAAGGGATTATTAAGAACCGCGCAAAGGATGGAGAAAGTTATACAACAAAAGCAACAATTATACCAATCTTAAATTTTGCTGGGCAAATTGAAGAATTTATAAGTATACGAACGGATATAACAGAATTACTTTCTCTTCAAACAGAGTTACATTTACAAGTAGAACAAAAAACAACGGAATTAAAAAAAGCATTTGAAGGAATGAAGGAAGATCTACTCCTAGCTAAAAAAATTCAACTGAGTACTTTACCAACTAATTTAGAGTCCTGTAAGGACTTTATTGTTGCCTCTGAATATCTTCCAATGAATGAAGTTGGGGGAGATTTTTATAGTTTTGACGAATTGAGTTATGGCAAATATCGAATATTCCTAGCCGATGCATCTGGACACGGAATACAAGCAGCCCTCGTAACAATGGCAATCAAAGGGATATACGATAATTTAAAACGATTTGAATTGGATTTATCTCATATTTTAAAAATATTTAACAGTGAATATCTTCGCCTCTATAGATCTTTGAAAACATATTTCACTTGTGTACTTATAGAAATTGATTATCCCAATAAAAAATTTACATATACTGCTGCTGGTCACCACTCATCAGTTTTGCTAAATAAAAAAAGTATGATATTACTTCCTCGAACTGGTCCAATTCTTGGAGTTAAGGATAATGTGCAGTATACGCAGATTCAAGGAAATATTACTAAAAAAGATAAATTATTTTTATTTACGGATGGAATTTTTGAGCAATTTGTAAATGAGGATATGTTTGGTGAGGAACGATTCCATAAATTTCTTGCGGATAATTTTGAATATCCAGTTAAAATTATTTTAGAAAAATCATTATCTGAATTGAGGAATTTTCTTGGAAATACTAAAAGTCAGGACGATATAGCTCTATTAGGAATTCAATTTTAA
- a CDS encoding TerB family tellurite resistance protein gives MTPRQGFIAACIEMVEINDELTAEELSVSQELLKRLGITDQEFDEVMNLNEEEVIEEKILSAIKGLDENTKKQLVETLKTISSTDGADSEEFHFLQRVEAAIGLPIDT, from the coding sequence ATGACACCAAGACAAGGATTTATAGCGGCATGTATTGAAATGGTAGAAATAAATGATGAACTGACAGCCGAAGAACTGAGTGTTTCGCAAGAACTTCTAAAACGTCTAGGTATAACTGACCAAGAATTTGACGAAGTTATGAATTTGAATGAAGAAGAAGTGATTGAGGAAAAAATTCTTTCCGCAATCAAAGGTTTAGATGAAAATACAAAAAAACAATTGGTAGAAACATTAAAAACAATTTCCTCTACAGACGGTGCTGATTCTGAAGAATTTCATTTTTTGCAAAGAGTTGAAGCAGCCATTGGACTTCCAATTGATACCTAA
- a CDS encoding mechanosensitive ion channel family protein has translation MKSSVIFLLSLFVSLQIFSQDYVSENPLEPNKFETPRETYSVFLKAMNDYKKGMESKNSQLIAELDTAVRCLNLDGIPYGLRIEKGRNTAILLKEVIDRVAILDPMSIPEVSDKPELPLTRWVLEKTEIVISKVEGGERVNEFLFSRDTVSRIMEFYLKTKHLPYLSESGGGAGYRDPWTEHLPGWAKLKLSSLYIWQAIGFLLSIALGFIVKWFAKFFTHFVNGILNRVPEGKINWKEKILSFCDKPLSYIVTIGFWYFCLDFLDIEGGTYKVTIIILQGLLSFNIIRLFYDLTKAMTEYIEVIAKERKNDFMIDSQIVPLISRTARAMVVLLGSLFALQNLGLNVVSVLAGLGVGGLALALAAKDTAANLFGSIMIFLDRPFKIGDPVIISGIEGDIEEIGFRCTRIRTLNDSVVSIPNSEVANSKIENLGQRRMKRTNFSLGLNYDTPPQKIEAFLEGIKNILSKNEIIIQDKVQVIFKGFGDSNLEIMVNYFSGFTEWGEDLIVRQNIFLEIISLSKELKVDFAFPTQTLHVESLPGQTKGKPEYVDTSEHLKQIAKGFGRDGKFSQPTGYGIFTPPNREIKDSNIGLGI, from the coding sequence ATGAAATCTTCTGTCATTTTTTTGTTATCTCTTTTTGTTTCTTTACAAATTTTTTCGCAAGACTATGTTTCCGAAAATCCTCTAGAACCAAATAAATTTGAAACTCCTAGGGAAACCTATTCTGTATTTTTAAAAGCAATGAATGATTATAAAAAGGGAATGGAGTCGAAAAATTCTCAATTGATCGCAGAACTAGATACTGCAGTTAGATGTCTTAATTTAGATGGAATACCCTATGGGCTTAGAATTGAAAAAGGCAGAAATACGGCTATTTTATTAAAAGAAGTAATCGATAGAGTTGCCATATTAGATCCAATGTCTATTCCCGAAGTGAGCGATAAACCGGAATTACCCCTAACTCGTTGGGTTCTTGAAAAAACAGAGATTGTAATCTCAAAAGTGGAAGGTGGAGAAAGAGTAAATGAATTTTTATTTTCCAGAGACACGGTTTCTCGAATCATGGAGTTTTATTTAAAAACAAAACACCTTCCCTATTTATCAGAAAGTGGAGGTGGGGCAGGATATAGAGATCCTTGGACAGAACATCTTCCTGGTTGGGCAAAATTAAAATTATCCTCTCTGTATATTTGGCAGGCAATCGGATTTTTGCTATCAATAGCATTAGGTTTTATTGTAAAATGGTTTGCTAAATTTTTTACACATTTTGTTAACGGAATTCTAAATCGTGTTCCGGAGGGTAAGATTAACTGGAAAGAAAAGATTCTCAGTTTTTGTGATAAACCCCTGTCCTATATTGTCACAATTGGTTTTTGGTATTTTTGTTTAGATTTTTTGGATATTGAAGGTGGAACTTATAAGGTAACTATAATTATCCTCCAAGGTCTGTTAAGTTTTAACATTATCCGCTTATTTTATGATTTAACGAAAGCTATGACTGAATACATAGAAGTAATAGCAAAAGAACGTAAAAATGATTTTATGATAGATTCTCAAATTGTTCCTTTGATATCTCGTACTGCGAGAGCTATGGTAGTTTTATTGGGAAGTCTTTTTGCGTTACAAAACCTCGGATTAAATGTAGTTTCTGTTTTAGCAGGTCTTGGGGTCGGAGGTCTGGCACTTGCACTTGCAGCAAAAGATACTGCGGCAAATTTATTTGGTTCTATTATGATTTTTTTAGATCGACCATTTAAAATTGGAGATCCAGTAATTATAAGTGGGATCGAAGGCGATATAGAAGAAATTGGATTTCGTTGTACTCGTATCAGAACTTTAAATGATTCTGTAGTTTCTATTCCTAATTCGGAAGTTGCGAATTCTAAAATTGAAAACTTAGGACAAAGGAGAATGAAAAGAACTAATTTTAGTTTAGGGCTTAATTATGATACTCCTCCCCAAAAAATTGAAGCATTTTTAGAGGGGATAAAGAATATACTTAGCAAAAATGAAATAATCATCCAAGATAAAGTTCAAGTTATTTTCAAAGGATTTGGAGATTCAAATCTTGAAATAATGGTGAACTATTTTTCAGGATTTACTGAATGGGGGGAAGATCTAATTGTGAGACAGAATATATTTTTAGAAATTATTAGTCTCTCCAAAGAGTTAAAGGTCGACTTCGCGTTTCCAACTCAGACTTTACATGTAGAATCTCTTCCGGGGCAAACGAAAGGTAAACCCGAATATGTAGATACAAGTGAACATTTAAAACAAATTGCTAAAGGTTTTGGTCGAGACGGAAAATTTTCACAACCAACTGGATATGGAATTTTTACTCCCCCAAATAGAGAAATTAAAGACTCAAATATCGGTCTGGGAATTTAG
- a CDS encoding GtrA family protein — translation MNQELLNRFIKFLIVGGTCTIINYAIFFVLLNYFGVQYLLSSAIGYTSGLVIGYFINKFWTYQVEKNSQEKFMFKYLLVYSASLAGSTVFLKILVDLLNFNPTLANIFAIGLSTITNFVGTNFLVFKTKEAN, via the coding sequence TTGAATCAAGAATTATTAAATCGTTTTATTAAATTTCTAATAGTTGGCGGAACCTGCACTATTATTAATTACGCAATATTTTTTGTATTATTAAATTATTTTGGAGTACAATATCTATTATCCTCTGCCATTGGTTATACTTCAGGACTAGTTATTGGATATTTTATAAATAAATTTTGGACCTACCAAGTAGAGAAGAATTCCCAAGAAAAATTTATGTTCAAATATTTATTAGTTTATAGTGCATCTTTAGCAGGCAGTACCGTATTCCTAAAAATACTAGTCGATTTATTAAATTTTAATCCGACACTTGCTAACATTTTTGCTATTGGACTTTCTACTATCACAAACTTTGTAGGGACAAACTTTTTAGTGTTCAAAACTAAAGAAGCTAATTGA
- a CDS encoding caspase family protein, with the protein MKKNIILLFTANLFLFNIFAESFSSNPVLKVEAGMHTAVIRKISTDKENRLIATASTDKTAKLWDLSTGKLLRTIRVPIEHGHEGKVNAVALSPDGRTLAVAGWTGLDQTDGKYIYIFDTESGILKRTLPKLNEIIFHMVYSPDGKYLAVNQRIGFKLFSAINYNLVAEDLDYRDRSYDTGFILDNGNLRILTISLDGFIRYYALESGKLKLLDRKTGQSGKTPISMRISNDGKKLAVGFEFNTMVEVFDVTKNTITYSFAPSTWGVGNGDLSKVTWSADGKYLFAGGLAQKNGYFIRKWSDSGKGDYKDIPVSWNSIMHVIPLNDGGIVYSTHDPSFGVLDSEDRRVLYKTPDTPDFRDGQPQFLVSEDGTKVQFGYEQFGKDLAHFSVKEKMILQNELDTTGMRPPDTSSMGFRNWRNNTAPQFRGKQIPFEAHETSRALAIYKTNFVLGTEWNLRYFNEEGKELWKVPGPGIAWAVNISGNGKYVIAAFGDGTIRWYKTEDGSELLSLFLHKDRKRWVTSTPSGYYDTAPGTEEYLGWHVNRNKDQSPDFFPLGKFRTNYYRPDVIESILDLGNESEAISKTNQESGRKKETLNLPNHYPPILEIISPQSVFKTSKDEITIQYKVRTPSGNPITGIRVLIDGRPIQNTKGLRLVSTEVESPPKTIKVDIPNKNCVISLIALSKFNSSDPANLEVIWDNSKNQIVEKPKLYILAIGISDYQDTNLKLKFAAKDATDFVNTMINQKGKVYKDVLVKTLVNKEANTSNILDGLEWIQKVTTANDYAMIFVSGHGVNDSLGHYYFLPSNFEQDKFKSTGISYLEIKNTLNSILGKVIFFGDTCHSANVFRKNYSYDITSLLNELSDAENGIVVFTSSTKNQVSLEDESWGNGAFTKALVEGINGKADYSKKGRITVNMLDLYISERVKELTTNKQTPATSKPDTIADFQVAGLK; encoded by the coding sequence ATGAAAAAAAACATAATTTTACTTTTTACTGCAAACTTATTTTTATTCAATATTTTTGCAGAAAGTTTTTCTTCGAATCCAGTTCTGAAAGTAGAAGCTGGTATGCATACTGCAGTTATTCGGAAAATAAGCACCGACAAAGAAAACAGATTAATTGCAACTGCATCCACAGATAAAACAGCAAAACTTTGGGATTTGTCTACAGGAAAATTACTAAGAACGATACGTGTTCCTATTGAACACGGCCATGAAGGGAAAGTCAATGCAGTTGCTCTTTCGCCTGACGGTAGAACGTTAGCAGTTGCTGGCTGGACAGGATTAGATCAAACCGACGGAAAATACATTTACATATTTGACACAGAATCCGGGATTCTAAAACGAACCCTTCCAAAATTAAATGAAATTATTTTTCACATGGTTTACTCTCCAGACGGAAAATATCTAGCAGTAAACCAAAGAATCGGATTCAAATTATTTAGTGCTATCAATTATAATTTAGTGGCTGAAGATTTGGATTATAGAGATAGAAGTTATGATACTGGATTTATTTTAGATAATGGTAATTTAAGAATCCTTACAATTTCGTTAGATGGGTTTATTCGATATTATGCACTAGAATCAGGCAAACTAAAACTTCTAGATAGAAAAACGGGTCAATCTGGAAAAACTCCGATTTCAATGAGAATTTCGAATGACGGCAAAAAACTCGCGGTTGGATTCGAATTCAATACAATGGTAGAAGTGTTTGATGTAACTAAAAATACGATTACATACTCTTTTGCACCAAGTACTTGGGGTGTCGGAAATGGGGATTTAAGTAAAGTAACTTGGTCTGCAGACGGCAAATATCTATTCGCCGGCGGACTTGCTCAAAAAAACGGATACTTTATTCGAAAATGGTCAGATTCCGGAAAAGGGGATTACAAGGATATACCTGTATCTTGGAATTCAATTATGCATGTAATTCCTCTTAATGACGGAGGAATTGTTTACTCTACCCATGATCCGTCTTTTGGAGTACTAGATTCAGAAGATCGACGAGTATTGTATAAAACACCTGATACCCCTGATTTTAGGGACGGACAACCTCAATTTTTAGTTTCAGAAGATGGTACAAAAGTTCAATTCGGTTATGAACAATTTGGAAAAGACCTCGCTCATTTTTCCGTAAAAGAAAAAATGATTCTACAAAATGAATTGGATACTACAGGTATGCGCCCACCGGACACTTCGTCTATGGGATTTAGAAATTGGCGAAATAATACTGCGCCTCAATTCAGAGGAAAACAAATCCCATTTGAAGCACATGAAACATCTAGAGCTCTCGCGATTTATAAAACGAATTTTGTCCTTGGCACAGAATGGAACTTGCGATATTTTAATGAAGAGGGCAAAGAACTTTGGAAAGTCCCCGGGCCTGGAATTGCTTGGGCAGTAAATATTTCTGGTAACGGAAAATACGTAATAGCCGCTTTCGGAGATGGAACCATTCGTTGGTACAAAACAGAAGATGGAAGCGAACTACTGTCCCTGTTTTTACACAAAGACAGAAAACGTTGGGTAACTAGCACACCTTCTGGTTATTATGATACCGCCCCGGGCACAGAAGAATACTTAGGCTGGCATGTAAATCGGAACAAAGACCAGTCCCCCGATTTTTTCCCACTTGGAAAATTTAGAACTAATTATTATAGACCGGACGTAATCGAAAGTATCCTCGACTTGGGAAATGAATCGGAAGCAATTTCTAAGACAAACCAAGAATCCGGAAGAAAAAAAGAAACTCTAAACTTACCAAATCATTATCCTCCTATTCTAGAAATTATTTCTCCCCAAAGTGTATTTAAAACATCTAAAGACGAAATAACAATTCAATATAAAGTTAGAACACCTTCAGGAAATCCGATTACCGGCATACGAGTATTAATCGACGGACGTCCAATTCAGAATACAAAAGGATTACGGCTAGTATCCACAGAAGTGGAGAGTCCACCCAAAACAATTAAAGTCGATATCCCCAATAAAAATTGTGTAATTAGTCTAATAGCATTGAGTAAATTTAATTCCAGCGACCCTGCCAACTTAGAAGTTATTTGGGACAATTCTAAAAATCAAATAGTTGAGAAACCAAAACTCTACATTTTAGCGATTGGAATTAGTGATTATCAAGATACAAATTTAAAATTAAAATTTGCAGCCAAAGATGCGACTGATTTTGTAAATACTATGATAAATCAAAAAGGAAAAGTATACAAAGATGTATTAGTCAAAACTCTTGTGAACAAAGAGGCTAATACAAGTAATATTCTAGATGGTTTAGAATGGATTCAAAAAGTAACAACTGCAAACGATTATGCCATGATTTTTGTGTCCGGTCATGGGGTAAATGATTCACTTGGTCATTATTATTTTTTACCTTCAAACTTTGAGCAGGACAAATTCAAAAGTACGGGAATTTCTTATTTAGAAATTAAAAATACCTTAAATTCAATCCTAGGTAAGGTAATCTTTTTTGGAGATACTTGTCATTCTGCCAATGTATTTCGAAAAAATTACAGTTACGACATAACTTCTCTACTCAATGAATTGTCAGATGCAGAAAACGGCATAGTCGTATTTACCTCTTCAACTAAAAATCAAGTTTCGTTAGAAGATGAATCGTGGGGCAACGGTGCATTTACCAAAGCTCTAGTTGAAGGTATAAATGGAAAAGCCGACTATTCCAAAAAAGGACGAATTACTGTGAACATGTTAGATTTATATATCTCAGAAAGAGTAAAAGAGCTTACAACGAATAAACAAACTCCCGCTACTTCCAAACCGGACACAATCGCCGATTTTCAAGTCGCAGGATTGAAATAG
- a CDS encoding ankyrin repeat domain-containing protein, which yields MKFLYNFFFLTLVFFSISIFADSNIDLLKFANAGNLDGVKKAIQQKANINFKDSEGTTALMFAANNDHFPIVKYLVDNNADVLAKNNSGWTASILAGVRRNKFTQKYLEEIELNIQESRVTGIILAITGNVYVENKKLQLGDRILEKQTIFLEKNATCDLQIKNSESEFNIRLRENSVFTFQFKEQNGEKIFYSFLKQGSMLVKVGNVFPGEQVRTLTPISEVYFNGSSVYEVNVDKEENSRISVYAGVVKLRIRAKEIEENNLIENSPEIKLLIYGLEKNEQIIMRGSYVDLPQKKQKEILEKANSDTLYKRATWEEFSTEVIPVLSLPDSEKPVIKNLTVSNVSAKEKEAINLLKVDPAKLKNTSESIEILDLIKNRK from the coding sequence ATGAAATTTTTATATAATTTTTTTTTTCTGACTCTAGTTTTTTTCTCAATTTCTATATTCGCAGATTCTAATATAGATTTATTAAAATTTGCCAACGCGGGAAATTTAGACGGCGTAAAAAAGGCTATTCAGCAAAAAGCAAACATTAACTTCAAAGATTCAGAAGGAACTACAGCACTCATGTTTGCGGCTAATAATGATCATTTTCCAATTGTAAAATACTTAGTCGACAACAACGCAGATGTTCTCGCAAAAAATAATAGCGGTTGGACAGCCTCTATTTTAGCAGGAGTCCGCAGAAATAAATTCACACAAAAATATCTGGAAGAAATCGAATTAAACATTCAAGAAAGTCGAGTGACCGGAATTATTTTAGCAATCACTGGAAATGTATATGTAGAAAATAAAAAATTACAATTAGGCGATCGAATCCTAGAAAAACAAACAATTTTCTTAGAAAAGAATGCGACATGCGATTTACAGATTAAAAATTCTGAATCAGAATTTAATATACGACTCAGGGAAAATTCCGTATTTACATTTCAATTTAAAGAACAAAATGGAGAAAAGATTTTTTATTCATTCTTAAAACAAGGAAGTATGTTAGTAAAAGTAGGAAATGTATTTCCTGGCGAACAAGTTAGAACGTTAACTCCTATCTCAGAAGTTTATTTCAATGGTTCATCTGTATATGAAGTAAATGTAGATAAAGAAGAAAACAGCCGAATATCTGTTTATGCTGGAGTTGTAAAATTAAGAATACGAGCCAAGGAAATAGAAGAAAATAACTTAATAGAAAATAGTCCCGAAATAAAATTACTCATTTATGGATTAGAAAAAAACGAACAAATTATTATGAGAGGAAGTTATGTTGATTTGCCGCAAAAAAAACAGAAAGAAATTTTAGAAAAAGCAAATTCTGATACTTTATATAAACGTGCAACTTGGGAGGAGTTTTCTACAGAAGTTATTCCAGTTTTAAGTCTGCCAGATTCAGAAAAACCAGTCATAAAAAATCTAACTGTATCCAATGTAAGTGCAAAAGAAAAAGAAGCTATAAACTTACTTAAGGTAGACCCAGCAAAATTAAAAAACACATCAGAATCGATAGAAATTTTAGATTTGATAAAAAACAGGAAATAA